Genomic window (Spirosoma sp. KCTC 42546):
CTTCGGGTAGCGCTATCCGATGGTAGTACCGTTACACTCAAACCAGGCAGTCGTGTACAGTACCCTCCGAGGTTTATCGGCAATCGGCGGGAGGTTCAGTTGATGGGGGAGGCATTTTTTGAGGTCACTAAAAATCCGGAGCGTCCGTTTCTGGTCTATGCCAATGGACTAGTTACGAAGGTGCTGGGAACAAGTTTTACCATTGTGGCCGATGCCGGTAAGCCCACCGCCGAGGTAGTGGTTCGAACGGGGCGAGTGGCCGTTTACCGACAAACGGATAAACAGGAAAATGAGTCCGATCTGGTGCTGAAACCCAATGAGAAGGCGACATTTTTTCGCGCTGACAGCCGCCTTGTGAAATCACTGGCCGACCATCCCGTCGTACTACGGCCAGCGGCTATTAAAACGCATTTTGTATTCGACGATACGCCCGTTGCCAGGGTGTTTCGGGAGTTGGACGATGTGTATGGCATACATATCTCCTTCGACGAGCAGGCACTCGTCAATTGCACGCTAACGGCCAATCTGGCTAATCAACCCCTATCGGCCCAACTGGATATGATTTGCTTATCCATTGGGGCTACCTATCAAATTAACGGTACCCGTATCCAAGTCAGCAGTCGGGGCTGTCCTTAAAAACCGAGAACTACTCAATCAATTACCCTGTATGAAACGTTTACTTTCGCTAGTGTTCAGCATCCTGCTGAGCGGTAGTCTAGTCCAGGCTGTGCCCATTTCGGCGCAGGACCTGATGAACCGGTCCGTTTCCATTACCGTAGACGGGGAGACGGTACGGACTGTATTACAGCAACTCGAGAAGGCTGTCGATGTGCGATTTGTGTACAGCCCTCGCGTAATTGGGGCCGATAAACGCATCTCCATCAGCGCACGCAACGAACGCCTGGCCAGTGTGCTCCAGCGGTTATTTACCTCGCTGGATGTGGCCTGGGAGGTTGTAAACGGGCAGATTATCCTGAAAAAGGTCAATGCCCAAACGAGCCTGTTGTCTGTGCCCGTTTTCCGAATCAACGTACCCGTAGTGTTTGAACAACCCCGGCGACTGTTGTCGGGCGTGGTCAACGATTTCGCGAGTAACCAGCCGTTGCCGGGGGTGAGCATTATTGTGAAAGGCACCACAAGAGGCACCACTACCGATGCCGACGGTCGTTTTTCGCTCAACATCCCCGACACGGGCGACAATCTGACCCTTTCGTTTTCCTTCATTGGGTACGAAACGCTGGAGGTGCCGGTGAAGACGAACCAGACAGCCCTCAACGTAGCCCTAAAAGAAACCCATAACTCACTGAGTGAAGTCGTGGTGGTGGGCTACGGAACGCAAAAGAAGGTAAACCTGACCGGGGCGGTTACGCAGGTGCTGGCCAAAGAGCTGGAAAACCGACCCCTGAACAATATGTCCCAGATCCTTCAGGGCATGGTGCCCAACCTGAACATTACGTTCAGTACGGGCCAGCCAGGGCAGGGCGGAAACCTGAACGTTCGTGGCGAAACGTCCATCAACGGGGGCGGGCCGCTGGTGCTGATCGATGGGATTCCAGGCGATATCAACCGGATCAATCCCGCCGATGTGGAATCGGTATCGGTCCTGAAAGATGCAGCAGCTTCGGCTATCTATGGCGCACGGGGCGCGTTTGGGGTGATTCTGGTAACGACCAAAACAGCCAAGAATGGTAAAACAACCATCTCGTACAGCAACAACTTCGGCTGGTCGGCTCCCACCGTCAGTACCAAATTTCTGACCAATGGGTACGAGTATGTTCGGATGAATGACGAAGCGTTTACCCGGGCTACCGGCAATAGCTACACGCGGTATTCGGAAGAAGATTATAAAGAACTGGAAGCCCGTCGGTTCGATAAAGTTGAAAATCCGGCCCGCCCCTGGACCGTGGTTAAGAATGTAAATGGCAAAGACATTTACAATTACTACGGCAATTACGACTGGTGGAATACGCTCTTCAACACCACCGAGCCGTCCAAACAGCACAACATCAACTTGTCGGGTGGAACGGATAAGGTGAATTACTTCCTGTCGGGGTCGATTTTTGAAAAGGACGGGATCATGAAAATCAATACGGATAAATTCACGTCCTACACGCTGCGCAGCAAGATCAATGCGCAACTGACGCCCTGGCTCAAAGTGGGTAGCAATATCCAGTACTTCGATTCCAGATACACCTATCCGGGTCTGGAAGGCGGTGCCAATGCCAATTTCGTTGGGATCACGGTGCACGCGTTGCCCGCCTACGCCCCCACCAATCCAGATGGCACGGCCACCTATAACACCCTGAAAAACAATTACTCCATTGGCGACGGTCTATACGCGAACCTGTTGAAAGGCGTAGCCGGTGGGGAGAAAAAAGTGCACGAGTTAACGGCCATTAATTCGGTTACTATTGATTTTACCAAGAACTGGAATCTGGTGGCTAACTACTCTTATTCCTTCTATATCGCTGATGACTGGTACCGTTCTGCCGTGGCGCAATACTCGATCCAGCCGGGCATCCTGGCCACGGTGCCTAATTATAATACCGATCAGTACCGAAAAACCATGTGGTTTGATCCCACGAACGTAACCAACCTGTACTCCTCCTATAATCATACATTTGGGAAACACTATGTTGGGGCCACGGCTGGGATCAACTACGAGTCCCGGAAGCACCAGCGCCTATTTGGTGCCCGGAAAAATCTGCTCTCCGAAAGTCTCAACGATCTGAACCTGGGTACCGGCGAACAACTCTCTGCCGGAGATTCGTATCAGTACTCGTTGTTTGGCGCGTTCTATCGCCTGAATTATGACTACGTCGGCAAGTATCTGCTGGAGGTGAATGGTCGCTACGACGGAACGTCCCGCTTTGGTGAAGGTCGGCGTTACGGTTTCTTTCCATCGGTTTCGGCTGGCTGGCGGCTTAGCGAAGAAAGCTTCTTCGAGCCCCTCAAACACGTTGTGGACAACCTGAAAATCAGGGCTTCGTATGGTACGCTGGGGAACCAGTTGCCATCCAATACCAACTCGGCCAGCTTTTATCCCTATATCCCCATCATGCCAACGGCTCAATCGAGCTGGATAACCAACGGGCAAAAGCTGACGTATGTCAATAACCCCAACCCGATTTCGCCCGATCTTACCTGGGAAAAAGCCACCACGTCCAACCTGGGTCTGGATGCGGGTTTGTTGAAAAATCGACTGAATTTATCCCTGGATGCCTATATCCGGAATACAACGGGCATGCTGGTGCCGGGTCAGGTGCTGCCATCGGTGTATGGCGCTACGGTGCCCACCAAAAACGCCGGTGATTTGCAAACCAAAGGGTTCGAACTCTCCATCGGCTGGCGCGATCAGGTTAAAGTGGCAGGTAAAGCCCTGGCGTACAATGCCTCCTTTATTCTCTCCGATTCTAAATCGACCATCACTAAATACGATAACCCGAATAAAATCCTGTCGAGCCGCTATGAGGGCCAGACGATTGGCGACATCTGGGGCTATTCGATTGCGGGCTTCTTTAAAACCAACGAGGAAGCACAGGCCTATACCGTCGATCAAACTATCGTCAATAAGCAACGCCTGAGCGCTCCCGGCGACTGGAGTAAATTGCAGGCGGGTGATCTTAAGTTTATCGATGTCGATGGCAATGGGAAAATAGATCAGGGAGCCAACACCCTGGCTGATCACGGCGACCTGAAAGTGATTGGGAACGACCGTGCCCGCTATCGGTATGGCATCAATCTGGGCGCTACCTGGAATGGAATAGATGTATCGGTGCTGGCGCAGGGTATTTTACGGAAGAACTGGTATCCGGGCAACAATGCCGATAAATTCTGGGGGCCGTATTCCCGTCCATATTATTCGTTCATACCCGAGAATTTTGAAGCTGATGTCTGGACGCCCACCAATACGGATGCGTATTTCCCGGTCCTGAGAGGCTATACGGCCCTGAATGGGGGAGGTGATTTGAATGCCGCCAATGATCGGTACATCCAGAATGTAGGGTATCTGCGTCTGAAAAATGTGGTGATCGGCTACACCTTTCCCGAAAGTCTCACCAAGAAAATCTGGATACCCAGAGCCCGTATTTACGTCAGTGGCGAAAATCTGCTGACCTACACACCCCTTCGCTCCAAATACATTGACCCTGAGCAACTGGATGGTGATGCCACCAATGGCAGAACGTACCCTATGTCGAAAACAATTTCTGCTGGCCTGAACATCACGTTCTAAACTGATTTACTCCGTAAGTAGATGAAAAAAATACTAAGTCTCCTGGCCGTAGCCATTGGTCTGGCCGCCTGCGATCTGAATCTGGTACCTCAGGATGCCATTTCGCCGGAAACGTTTTTCAAGACTGAAAATGACCTTCTGCTCTATACAAATTCGTTTTACAACGCCCTGCCTTCTGCCGAGGATGTGTATAATGAGGACGTAGACAATGTGGTGAAGAATAGCCTTCGCGACGAATTACAGGGAACGCGCGTCGTACCCACCAGTGGGGGAGGCTGGAGCTGGACTCCGTTACGAAATATCAACTATTTTCTGGCCAACTCAGCGAAATGTCCCGATGCCAAAGCGGTCGCTAAATACAATGGGTTGGCCCGTTTCTTTCGCGCCTACTTTTACTTTGGGATGGTAAAACGGTTTGGTGATGTGCCCTGGTATTCGAAAACGATCGAGGTATCGGATCAGGACATGCTGACCAAAGCGCGCGACCCCCGTACGATGGTTATGGACTCGGTTATGGCGGATATCGATTATGCTATTGCCTACCTCGATGGCTCCCGACAGGTGAACACCATTACCAAATGGACCGCCCTTGCCCTGAAGTCCAGAATGGCTTTATACGAAGGAACCTTTCGGAAGTACCATCCCGAATTCAATCTGCCGGGAGCCGATAAATTTCTGGATGAATGCATTGCCGCATCGGAGAATCTAATGACGAACAGTGGGTATACGATCTACAAAGCCACGCCAGCTACGGCCTACGGCAAACTGTTCTCGTCCGACAATGCCATTCCGGATGAGGTCATTCTGGCGCGGGATTTCAGCGATGAATTACAGGTTTATCATAACCTGAACTACTACACCATGACGGCATCGTACGGAAAACCCGGTCTGGAGAAGAAGTTGGTGAACAGCTACTTAATGGCCGATGGGTCGCGGTTCACGGATATCAAGGGGTACGAAACCATGCAGTTTTATGAGGAAGTGCAAAACCGCGATCCCCGGTTGTCGCAAACCATCCGAACACCAGGCTATACCCGAATTGGTGAAACTGCCCAGTTGACTTCAGAGTTTGGTGCGACCGTGACGGGCTATCAACTGATCAAGTTCGTTTCGGCTCCAAAGTGGGATACCTTCAGCAAGGACATTACCGACATGCCCATTTTCCGGTATGCCGAGGTGCTCCTGAATTTTGCGGAAGCCAAAGCCGAACGCGGCACCTTAACCCAGGCCGACCTGGACCGATCCACCAAACTTACCCGCGACCGGGTGGGTATGCCCAACATCAATCTGACGACTGCCAACGCGAACCCCGATCCCTACCAGGCGCAACAGTACACGCAGTTAAGTGGGAGTAATACAGGCGTCATTCTGGAAATTCGGCGGGAACGGCGCGTTGAACTGGTGATGGAAAATTTCTTCCGCTGGGATGATATCATTCGCTGGAAGGAAGGCCAACTGCTAACCAAAACATTCAAGGGCATGTATTTTCCTGGGCCTGGAAATTACGATCTGGACAAAAATGGTAAAATTGATCTGGTTATCTACGAGGGAACGAAGCCAGCCGTGGCGGGTGCGCAGTTTCTTAAATTGGGTAGCGAAATACTGCTGGAAAATGGCAACAAAGGCGGCAACATCGTGGTGAACGGACACATCAACAAGAAATTCAACGAAGCCCGTGATTACCTGTATCCCATTCCCACCCAAGAGCGTTTACTGAACCCCAAACTGACGCAGAATCCAAACTGGGAGTAATCAATTCCGTAAAACCACTTTCGTATAGAACTATCCAGTTTGTGGGTTTACCTGCAAACTGGATATAGTTAACCAGATTCCCGTTCTCGTTCTCGTTAGTTATCAACAGCTAACTACCTTAACCTCCCTGTTCTCGCTCGGCTTTGCCGAGTGAGGGGTATTTTTTTTACGGCCTCTGGCCGGCGAATTATATCCAAAACGGGCCAGAGGCCCTTGAACTAATACCCCTCACTCGGCATAGCCAAGCGAGAACGGGGAACGGGAGCCTCTGATACGACAACCGATTTTTGATTTCACCCCATCCCATATCTACCTTAGTTATTAACTACCAACTCCCTTAACCTCTTCATATACCATGCTTTCGGATAGACGATTGTTTCTTGAAAAAATGGCGCAGCTTGGCACGCTTAGCCTGATGCCCATTGCGCCAAGTTTAGCGGATAACGCAGTTGCCGCACCAGTGGAAGAGAAAAACCATTTCGTGGCGGGCCCTTACCTTCAACATATAGGCACTCACGAGGTGACCATCATGTGGATTACGCACAAAAACTGCTTCAGCTGGGTTGAATACGGAGCCGGAACCTATACCAGTAAGCGGGAATTTGGCTATAATAATGGGTTGATCGAAGCCAATAACCGCATCAATAAAATTACGCTGTCGGGCCTGGATCCGGGTACCGATCACAAATACAAGATCGTTTCGACCGAGATCCTGGGCTACAAAGGCTCGAAGGTTGAGTTTGGGGAGACCATTAGCAGCCCGCTGTACGGCTTTAAAACACCGGCAGAAAATGAAGAGGAATTCAGGATGGTGGTGTTCAACGATATTCACGATCGGCCTCAGATCATCCCTCAACTGCTTTACCGACATGGCTATACGGGCAACAAACGGGACTATGATTTCGTCGTGTTCAACGGCGACTGCTTCGATTGGGTTACCGAAGAAAGCCAGGTAGTCGATCACCTGATTAAACCGTCGGTCGATATTTTTGCAGCCGAACTTCCCTTCATTCTGACGCAGGGGAATCATGAATGCCGGGGCAGTTTTTCCCGACATCTGCCCGCCTACTTTGCTTATCCTGACGAGAAGTACTATTATGCATTTACCCGTGGACCAGTCCGGTTCGTTATCCTGGACTCGGGCGAGGATAAAGGCGATGATAGCGTTGAATATGGTGGCTTGTCGGCCTTTGATCGGTACCGGGAAACGCAGAAAAAGTGGCTGGAAAAGGAAATTGACAGCGCCGAGTTTAAAAAAGCGCCCTTCCGAATTGTTCTGATTCATATCTCGCCCTACCATTCCGGCGACTGGCATGGACCGATGCACGGTCGTGAAGTGTTCGGGCCGTTGTTGAACAAAGCCAAAATCGACCTTCAGATTTCGGGGCATACGCATCGCTACGGGACTCATGATCCTGATGCAATGCATAATTACCCCATCGTTATTGGGGGTGGTCCGCTGGAAGGCAACCGGACGTTGATCAAGCTACACGCTACGGCCAAAGAACTGAATCTGAAAATGATTCGCGACGATGGGGAAGTGGTTAGCAAGTATACAATCCCTAAAAAGGCGAAGGCATAAAAAGAACGAAATCAACTTACTCACAACAAGATCTGTATGAAAACCCTTATTGGCTTGCTCTTTATCCTCGTTTCCAGTGCTACCTACGCCAGCGAAGGGCCTTCTGCACAGAAGCTCAAAAAGCTCAGGGTGATGACCTATAACATTCATCATTGTAATCCACCATCGGCCGGAGCTAAAATTGATGTGGAGGCCGTTGCCCGCGTTATCACGAAGGAAAAACCAGATTTCGTGGCCTTACAGGAGGTCGATGTCAATACGGAGCGATCGGGGAAAGGACTCCATCAGGCAAAAGAACTCGCTCGGTTAACGGGAATGCATTACTTTTTTTCGAAGGCCATCGACCATCAGGGGGGCGATTATGGCGTGGCGGTCCTGTCCAGATTCCCCATTCTCGACTCAACGCGATTGATCCTGCCGATCGACCCTGCCATTGGTGGAGAAACCAGAACGATAGCCGCCATAACCGTGGAGGTATCGAACGGAAAAAAAATCATCTTTGCCAGCACCCATCTCGATTTGAAAGAACCCAACCGACTCACGCAATCGGAGTTGATCATAAAGCTGTTTAAGGAGTCCGGTCTGCCCGTGATTCTGGGGGGTGATTTTAATGCCCAGCCTGATAGCAAAGTTATTGGCCTGCTGGATCAGAATTTTACCCGAAGTTGTCAGGAGTGCAAGCCCACCATTCCGGTTAACGAGCCAAATCGTGTGATTGATTTTATCATGTTCAAACCCGATGGTACGTTTAAAAGCCTGTCAACTCACGTGATTGACGAGCAATACGCATCAGACCACCTGCCGGTTGTGGCAGAGTTGCAGGTAAACGAATAGTGAGGCCGTTCCAGGAAGGACCACCCACTGAGAAAAATGACCTAAGCAGACCATTGAAATGGAAATTGAACAACTATCAAAAGCCAATCTAACTGACTTGGTTAGACTGGTTCTGGAGCTTTGGACTGACTGTGTGTTTGAGGAGGAATATGATAACTACGAACGAATGTTGATGTCGGATACTGAAATTTGTTATCTCCTTAAAGAACAGGAAACATACATCGCCTTTATCCATCTAACCAGTCGCACAGACTATGTTGAAGGCGCAACCGACTATCCAGTTGCGTACATTGAAGCCCTATATGTAAAACCTACGTATCAACAGCTTGGCATTGGTAAAAAATTAGTAAGCGCAGGCGAAAATTGGAGTAGACAAAAAGGGTGTAAGCAACTTGCCTCGGATACCGAACTAACTAATTCAAGTGCTATCGACTTTCATAAACGTATCGGATTTGACGAAGTAAATCGTATCGTTTGCTTTGTCAAAGAGCTATGATAAAAACGGTTTATTCAATAGTAGCCTAACTATAAGCACCTAAGGTGGGTGAGCAAAAGGTAGATGCCTTTGTGGTAGTCATCTCTACTGATAATCAGCAATAAATCTCTTGGTCAGGAATAGTAAAAATGCCCCATTATGTCCCTTTTACGGTAAGCTCATCAGTGAGATTTTCCTTACCTTCTAACAGATAGACGAAGATGAAACCGTCAAGACGAAATTTTCTACAATCACTCGGAGTTGGCGTGGCCAGTTTGGGTGTAGCTCAGCCAACTACCGCTGCTGGCTTGAAACCCCCTAAAACGGCAAAGCCAGCAGGAGACGATCAGGTTTTATTAGTGGGAGACAAGATTGCCATTGCCAATACGGAACATGGGAAAGTCAGAGGGTTTATTCTTCGGGGTATTCATCAATTCCTGGGCATACCTTACGGTGCGGATACGTCAGGGAAAAACCGGTTCATGCCTCCCCAAAAACCAACCGCCTGGACTGATATTCGTCCGGCCCTCTGGTGGGGAAACTCCGCGCCCCAGATCATGGAAAAGCGGTACGCCAATGTCTATGCCTCGTTTGTTGACCATTGGAACTATGACGACGTATCGGAAGACTGCCTGAAACTGAATGTCTGGACGCCAGCCCCGGATACCCAGAAACGGCCCGTCATCGTCTGGCTGCACGGGGGCGGATTCGTGAATGGGAATGCGATCGAACAGGATGGGTATCATGGCGAGAATATTTCCCGACTGGGTAATGTCGTTTTCTGTTCGATCAACCACCGTCTCGGCTCCCTGGGCTACAGTGATCTGAAAGCGGCTGGTGGCCACGCAGCATCCGGTAATGTAGGCAATCTGGATATGGTGGCAGCCCTCGAATGGGTCAAAAACAATATTGCTAATTTCGGTGGCGATCCAAACAATGTAACCATCATTGGCCAGTCGGGGGGAGGAGCCAAGGTGACGACCCTCATGAATATGCCCTCTGCGAAAGGGTTGTTTCATAAGGCTGTTGCGTTGAGCGGTAGTTCGCTGGCTGGCACTAATAAGGAATACGCCGAAAAATTAGGGCTGAAAGTTATGGAAGAGGCTGGCCTCAAGCCCGGCGAAATCGACAAGCTTCAGCAGATTCCCTGGCGGGAGTACATCGACATCGCCAATAGGGCGGTCGAGAAAATGGCCGACGATGCCAAAAAGATGGGTATCCAACGGGGAGGCTATTCGCCCGTGGCCGACGGAACGTACCTGAACCAGGGTACATTTTTCACAGACCCGAATCACTTCTCGGCCAACATTCCGCTGATGATCTGCTCCACCTTTCATGAGCAAAATCCCGACCGGACAGATGCATCTCTGGAAAGCATTTCGCTGGAGGGCGTGAAGGAGAAAATCAAGCCGCGTTTTGGCGATAAGACCAGCGACATCGTGGATGCCTACGCAAAGAACTTCCCAAAGGCGCGTCCCATCGAGATTTGGGCCTTAATTGTGTCTAACCGAAAGAACGCCATTGCCACCGCCGATGCGAAAGCATCGGGGCAAAAGGCACCTGTTTATGTGGCCTGGTTTGGCTGGCAACCCCCGCTGTTCGATGGTCGGATGCGGGCGTTCCACTGCGACGATATCTGCTTCTGGTTCTACAATACCGATCTGATGCTGACCCACACAGGTGGCGGCAAACGACCCCGAACCTTATCGGAAAAGATGGCAGGTTCCTTCCTGAATTTTGTAAAAACCGGCAATCCAAACGGGGGCGGCTTACCCAACTGGAAGCCCTATACCGTTCAAAACGGCGAAACCATGATTCTGGATGATACCTCCGCGCTGGTCAATGATCCAGACCGGGAAGCCCGTAAAGCGTTGACGTAGCCTGTAGAATAGCTGTGTGCTACACGCAGCGTAGATTACTAGTTAAGAAACCAGCCAGTCTGTTGACCACCGCATTGCAAGAGCGGCAACAGGCTGGCTGGCTTAGTATACCACCCAATAACCGGGTCCTGCGAAGCGGATACCTGGAGTACCAGCCTCATGTCGCCATTTGTTTTGTAGATTCATTCATGTTCAGCGTTTCACCCAAAATGGCATTCCTTTCTGTAGGCTCGATTCGGTTGCTACGCCATCTCCAGACACGATAAATACGTTCCCTTCTGCTGCTTCAGGCCATTTCCCGGACAAGGCCACAACGGCCTGCGCAACCTCTTCTTTGGTCTGGGCCAACGTCATGCTGGCAACAAATTCGGCTTCAGAAATGCCCAGAAAGTCCGCGTATTTGGGTATTACAAGTTCCCCGGTGCCGGTTCCTTTCATCAGACGCCAGGGGACGAGGGTCAGGAAGCGAAGACCAAGCGCAAGCCGATTTGAGGCTAGCTGGGCGTAGTTTGCCAAAAACATCTGCATTCGTTTGGCTCCCGCATAACCGCCCGAAATGGGGGAGCCCCCAATGCCTGCTCCACTGGAAATGAACAGGATCATAGTCTCTGGCTTGACCGGAGTCGTTAGTGCGTATTGCGTAATCAGAAACGACGCTTTTACATCGGTAGTCCAGTTCGTGCTGAAGGTGTCCCAGTCCAGTTCATACACAGGCTGGGTCGGTGGTACTGCGCCTGCTGCCAATACCACCACATCGGGTGACTCTTGAAATACCAGCTCAATTGTAGCCCTATCCGTTGTGTCGGCGTTAAGCGTGCGCACGGTCGGAAAGGCACTGACAAGGTCGGCAAGCGATTGCGGGTTTCTTCCTACTACGAGCACATCGGCGGACTCCTGAACAAGAGCCGCAACGATGGCATGGCCCGTGCCACGATTACCGCCGATGACCACCACTTTTTTTCCTGTTAAATTTTCCATAAACAATAGGGGGTTATAAACCAGGGGTTCCTTTTCCTTCTGTTAGTAAGCTGCACAGACTTCCTTTGACGTAGTAATCCCAACCTTTGGTGCAGCCAGTATAACATTGCACACTGGGAACCAGCCCGAAATGGGTAAACTGGAGATGGGTTTTGTTGTCGAGGGTAGACAGTTCGAAAGAAATTGTCGTGTTCGTCCATTCGTGTTGTTGTTCCACGAACGTAAGCTTGCTGTCCGTGACGAGCCATGTCACTTTCTGATCCGGAATAAGCTCCACTACTTTTTGAGTAGATACATGGATATCGTCAAAACGCACGGTGAACTCATCATTCAGTTGATGCGAATGGCCTTCCAGATCGTCCGTCCACCAGGCGGTAACGTTGTTAATGTGTTCGAATACGTCGTGTGGTGTTGCATTCAGGGTTAAGGATGCTGTGTAATCCTGTTCGTTCATGGTCGTGTTGTGTTTACAAGGTTGTTTTCGTCGTCAGGTGTCTACTCTCACTAGCTGGTCATCCGGGTTGACGGGCCAAAATTACTGTCTGGTTTTGGTATCAACAGGGTGTTAAATAGACATTCTGGCGGGTTGATTTGGTCAGAATTGCCCTGTACATTTACCCTAAAAAAACAGCCATGAAGCAGGTAGTAATAGTTGTTCCCAAAGAGAGTGTTAACCTGAGTAGCATAACCGGTTCGTTGGAGATATTGACTCAGGCAAATGCGTATTGGCAACTGATCGGCAACAAACCCATGCTTTCTATTCAGATAGCCGGTTTAGAGGAAGAGTTAAAATTGGAGGGCGGTCTCTTTTCGATTCATCCGGTGCCTATTCGGGACATCAGGAAAGCAGATCTGTTGATTATTCCTTCGCTTTCCA
Coding sequences:
- a CDS encoding metallophosphoesterase family protein, which produces MLSDRRLFLEKMAQLGTLSLMPIAPSLADNAVAAPVEEKNHFVAGPYLQHIGTHEVTIMWITHKNCFSWVEYGAGTYTSKREFGYNNGLIEANNRINKITLSGLDPGTDHKYKIVSTEILGYKGSKVEFGETISSPLYGFKTPAENEEEFRMVVFNDIHDRPQIIPQLLYRHGYTGNKRDYDFVVFNGDCFDWVTEESQVVDHLIKPSVDIFAAELPFILTQGNHECRGSFSRHLPAYFAYPDEKYYYAFTRGPVRFVILDSGEDKGDDSVEYGGLSAFDRYRETQKKWLEKEIDSAEFKKAPFRIVLIHISPYHSGDWHGPMHGREVFGPLLNKAKIDLQISGHTHRYGTHDPDAMHNYPIVIGGGPLEGNRTLIKLHATAKELNLKMIRDDGEVVSKYTIPKKAKA
- a CDS encoding SusC/RagA family TonB-linked outer membrane protein is translated as MKRLLSLVFSILLSGSLVQAVPISAQDLMNRSVSITVDGETVRTVLQQLEKAVDVRFVYSPRVIGADKRISISARNERLASVLQRLFTSLDVAWEVVNGQIILKKVNAQTSLLSVPVFRINVPVVFEQPRRLLSGVVNDFASNQPLPGVSIIVKGTTRGTTTDADGRFSLNIPDTGDNLTLSFSFIGYETLEVPVKTNQTALNVALKETHNSLSEVVVVGYGTQKKVNLTGAVTQVLAKELENRPLNNMSQILQGMVPNLNITFSTGQPGQGGNLNVRGETSINGGGPLVLIDGIPGDINRINPADVESVSVLKDAAASAIYGARGAFGVILVTTKTAKNGKTTISYSNNFGWSAPTVSTKFLTNGYEYVRMNDEAFTRATGNSYTRYSEEDYKELEARRFDKVENPARPWTVVKNVNGKDIYNYYGNYDWWNTLFNTTEPSKQHNINLSGGTDKVNYFLSGSIFEKDGIMKINTDKFTSYTLRSKINAQLTPWLKVGSNIQYFDSRYTYPGLEGGANANFVGITVHALPAYAPTNPDGTATYNTLKNNYSIGDGLYANLLKGVAGGEKKVHELTAINSVTIDFTKNWNLVANYSYSFYIADDWYRSAVAQYSIQPGILATVPNYNTDQYRKTMWFDPTNVTNLYSSYNHTFGKHYVGATAGINYESRKHQRLFGARKNLLSESLNDLNLGTGEQLSAGDSYQYSLFGAFYRLNYDYVGKYLLEVNGRYDGTSRFGEGRRYGFFPSVSAGWRLSEESFFEPLKHVVDNLKIRASYGTLGNQLPSNTNSASFYPYIPIMPTAQSSWITNGQKLTYVNNPNPISPDLTWEKATTSNLGLDAGLLKNRLNLSLDAYIRNTTGMLVPGQVLPSVYGATVPTKNAGDLQTKGFELSIGWRDQVKVAGKALAYNASFILSDSKSTITKYDNPNKILSSRYEGQTIGDIWGYSIAGFFKTNEEAQAYTVDQTIVNKQRLSAPGDWSKLQAGDLKFIDVDGNGKIDQGANTLADHGDLKVIGNDRARYRYGINLGATWNGIDVSVLAQGILRKNWYPGNNADKFWGPYSRPYYSFIPENFEADVWTPTNTDAYFPVLRGYTALNGGGDLNAANDRYIQNVGYLRLKNVVIGYTFPESLTKKIWIPRARIYVSGENLLTYTPLRSKYIDPEQLDGDATNGRTYPMSKTISAGLNITF
- a CDS encoding RagB/SusD family nutrient uptake outer membrane protein, whose amino-acid sequence is MKKILSLLAVAIGLAACDLNLVPQDAISPETFFKTENDLLLYTNSFYNALPSAEDVYNEDVDNVVKNSLRDELQGTRVVPTSGGGWSWTPLRNINYFLANSAKCPDAKAVAKYNGLARFFRAYFYFGMVKRFGDVPWYSKTIEVSDQDMLTKARDPRTMVMDSVMADIDYAIAYLDGSRQVNTITKWTALALKSRMALYEGTFRKYHPEFNLPGADKFLDECIAASENLMTNSGYTIYKATPATAYGKLFSSDNAIPDEVILARDFSDELQVYHNLNYYTMTASYGKPGLEKKLVNSYLMADGSRFTDIKGYETMQFYEEVQNRDPRLSQTIRTPGYTRIGETAQLTSEFGATVTGYQLIKFVSAPKWDTFSKDITDMPIFRYAEVLLNFAEAKAERGTLTQADLDRSTKLTRDRVGMPNINLTTANANPDPYQAQQYTQLSGSNTGVILEIRRERRVELVMENFFRWDDIIRWKEGQLLTKTFKGMYFPGPGNYDLDKNGKIDLVIYEGTKPAVAGAQFLKLGSEILLENGNKGGNIVVNGHINKKFNEARDYLYPIPTQERLLNPKLTQNPNWE
- the aac(6') gene encoding aminoglycoside 6'-N-acetyltransferase — its product is MEIEQLSKANLTDLVRLVLELWTDCVFEEEYDNYERMLMSDTEICYLLKEQETYIAFIHLTSRTDYVEGATDYPVAYIEALYVKPTYQQLGIGKKLVSAGENWSRQKGCKQLASDTELTNSSAIDFHKRIGFDEVNRIVCFVKEL
- a CDS encoding FecR family protein → MDPLQLRALLTKYQNGDASASERAQVDAWYDALDAEPELTRAASDKQTFIERHWQQVAGQISPSNTMRPMPTVVYRLAAAAVVVLGIGLGWYFLMNLAREADSGRLTAQTGKRELVSKTNESSQPLRVALSDGSTVTLKPGSRVQYPPRFIGNRREVQLMGEAFFEVTKNPERPFLVYANGLVTKVLGTSFTIVADAGKPTAEVVVRTGRVAVYRQTDKQENESDLVLKPNEKATFFRADSRLVKSLADHPVVLRPAAIKTHFVFDDTPVARVFRELDDVYGIHISFDEQALVNCTLTANLANQPLSAQLDMICLSIGATYQINGTRIQVSSRGCP
- a CDS encoding endonuclease/exonuclease/phosphatase family protein, with protein sequence MKTLIGLLFILVSSATYASEGPSAQKLKKLRVMTYNIHHCNPPSAGAKIDVEAVARVITKEKPDFVALQEVDVNTERSGKGLHQAKELARLTGMHYFFSKAIDHQGGDYGVAVLSRFPILDSTRLILPIDPAIGGETRTIAAITVEVSNGKKIIFASTHLDLKEPNRLTQSELIIKLFKESGLPVILGGDFNAQPDSKVIGLLDQNFTRSCQECKPTIPVNEPNRVIDFIMFKPDGTFKSLSTHVIDEQYASDHLPVVAELQVNE